In Lactococcus paracarnosus, a genomic segment contains:
- the aroC gene encoding chorismate synthase, with amino-acid sequence MRYFTAGESHGPRLTAIIEGIPAGLRLSSSDINQELKRRQGGYGRGGRMLIESDQVEITSGVRHGVTMGSPITLNVTNKDFKNWTSIMGADDVEDKFKAQRKLTKPRPGHADLVGGMKYRFPDLRNVLERSSARETTMRVAIGAVAKCLLSELGIEVASHVTVFGGIEVAIPENLTVSEIRKRASESEVSIVNPDREADIKALIDQTKKDGDTIGGVVEVVAGGLPVGLGSYVQWDKKLDAKIAQAVVSINAFKGVEFGIGFDAAYKPGSQIMDEILWNEADGYTRKSNNLGGFEGGMTNGELVVVKGVMKPIPTLYKPLMSVDIDTHEPYKAQVERSDPTAVPAAAVVAEHVVATVLATEVLAKFASDNMAELKENIARHNAYIKGF; translated from the coding sequence ATGAGATATTTCACAGCTGGAGAAAGTCATGGCCCTCGCTTAACAGCGATTATAGAAGGTATTCCTGCAGGCTTAAGGTTAAGTTCATCTGATATTAATCAGGAATTAAAACGCCGCCAAGGTGGTTATGGTCGTGGTGGCCGTATGTTGATCGAAAGTGATCAAGTAGAAATTACGTCAGGTGTCCGTCATGGTGTTACCATGGGGAGTCCGATTACCCTGAATGTGACCAATAAAGATTTTAAAAACTGGACAAGCATTATGGGTGCTGATGACGTTGAAGACAAGTTCAAAGCACAACGTAAACTGACCAAACCACGTCCTGGACATGCTGACCTAGTCGGTGGTATGAAATACCGTTTTCCAGACTTGCGTAATGTCTTAGAACGCTCTAGTGCGCGTGAAACAACGATGCGTGTGGCGATCGGTGCAGTGGCTAAATGCTTATTATCAGAGTTAGGGATAGAAGTGGCCAGCCATGTAACCGTATTTGGTGGCATCGAAGTGGCCATTCCTGAGAATTTGACTGTATCAGAGATTCGCAAGCGTGCGAGTGAGTCTGAAGTGTCAATCGTTAATCCAGACCGTGAAGCAGACATTAAAGCCTTGATTGATCAAACCAAAAAAGATGGCGATACTATCGGTGGTGTCGTAGAAGTTGTTGCGGGTGGTCTGCCCGTCGGCCTAGGCTCTTACGTTCAGTGGGACAAAAAACTGGATGCAAAAATCGCCCAAGCGGTTGTCTCGATCAATGCCTTTAAAGGTGTTGAGTTTGGTATTGGCTTTGATGCGGCCTATAAACCAGGTAGTCAGATTATGGATGAAATCCTCTGGAATGAAGCAGATGGTTATACACGTAAGTCAAATAACTTAGGTGGTTTTGAAGGCGGCATGACAAATGGTGAGTTAGTCGTTGTAAAAGGTGTGATGAAACCAATTCCAACGCTTTACAAACCCTTGATGTCAGTCGATATCGACACACACGAGCCTTATAAAGCACAAGTTGAACGGTCTGACCCGACGGCAGTACCAGCAGCAGCAGTCGTTGCTGAACATGTGGTCGCAACCGTTTTAGCAACAGAAGTCTTAGCAAAATTTGCCTCAGATAACATGGCTGAACTCAAAGAAAATATAGCCCGTCACAACGCCTATATCAAAGGATTTTAA
- a CDS encoding DUF1643 domain-containing protein: MDKQTATPKIANQKQTTDAKVTKLVVHYPAGESPDWVEPTHYQPYRFGIGKVSKRPLVAICMNPSAARDQSSDRTVNRVISASQKLGYDGWVVFNTYPERATDAVNMDAFDQTLSKENIAVLSAFLREHEITEVWGAWGDLKYEALRQGRDAILAVLKAQGIKIFHFAEPTKAGNPRHPLYLKVEAERKRYL, translated from the coding sequence ATGGATAAGCAGACAGCTACACCGAAAATAGCTAATCAAAAACAAACTACAGATGCTAAAGTGACCAAGCTTGTTGTCCACTATCCAGCAGGTGAATCACCTGACTGGGTTGAGCCAACTCACTATCAGCCTTATCGGTTTGGCATTGGTAAAGTAAGCAAGCGACCACTGGTTGCCATCTGTATGAACCCTTCGGCTGCCAGAGACCAAAGCAGTGATAGAACCGTCAATCGTGTCATTTCGGCCAGTCAAAAATTAGGCTATGATGGCTGGGTTGTTTTTAATACCTACCCAGAACGCGCGACTGATGCAGTGAATATGGATGCCTTTGATCAAACCTTGTCCAAAGAAAACATCGCAGTGCTCAGCGCATTTTTACGTGAGCATGAGATTACAGAAGTTTGGGGTGCTTGGGGAGATCTTAAGTATGAAGCTTTACGGCAAGGACGGGATGCGATTTTAGCTGTCTTAAAAGCGCAAGGTATCAAGATTTTCCATTTTGCTGAGCCAACCAAGGCTGGCAATCCAAGACACCCTCTTTATCTAAAGGTTGAAGCTGAAAGGAAACGTTATTTATGA
- a CDS encoding prephenate dehydrogenase, which translates to MSKKTILIAGLGLIGGSLARAIKAGHPEYHVTAYNRSQAPRDFAMQAKLVDEVSDDFEQLAVAADVIILNFPVQLSIKFLETLASLPLKPDVLISDSGSTKQDIINSAEKLFSGQAVRFVGGHPMAGSHKTGVIASDALLFENAYYILTPSLLSKPEDLAELKLILSETHAKFIDLSAAEHDAMTAVTSHFPHVVAAALVNNADDFSDKMPFTKNLAAGGFRDMTRIAESSPDMWAEILMSNPDNVVDQIDQFTDKLQAVKGLIQEQQSDAVWQFFNQARKLRSQMPIHKGAMDNFYDLFISIPDKSDAIHDVLGYFSCHHLSIINIKINETRVELNGVLQITFKTKHDLETAERLIKANTDYDVYQ; encoded by the coding sequence ATGAGTAAGAAAACAATCCTGATTGCTGGTCTGGGTCTCATTGGTGGTTCTTTAGCACGTGCAATCAAAGCAGGCCATCCAGAGTATCATGTTACTGCCTATAACCGCAGTCAAGCTCCTAGGGATTTTGCTATGCAAGCTAAGCTTGTGGATGAAGTATCAGATGATTTTGAGCAGCTGGCTGTTGCCGCTGACGTGATTATATTAAATTTTCCTGTCCAATTATCCATCAAATTTTTAGAGACATTAGCAAGCTTACCTTTAAAGCCAGATGTTTTGATATCTGATTCAGGTTCTACCAAACAAGACATCATTAATAGCGCTGAAAAGCTATTTTCAGGTCAAGCAGTACGTTTTGTAGGTGGACATCCGATGGCAGGATCCCATAAAACGGGTGTGATTGCATCTGATGCGCTCTTGTTTGAAAATGCCTATTACATTTTGACACCGTCACTTTTATCAAAACCTGAGGACCTAGCGGAACTCAAGTTAATTTTATCTGAAACGCATGCTAAGTTTATAGACCTATCAGCTGCTGAACATGATGCGATGACAGCTGTAACCAGCCACTTTCCACACGTTGTGGCAGCAGCATTAGTGAATAATGCCGATGACTTTTCTGACAAGATGCCCTTTACAAAAAATCTTGCAGCTGGCGGTTTTCGGGATATGACTCGGATTGCTGAGAGTTCGCCAGATATGTGGGCTGAAATTTTGATGTCTAATCCAGATAATGTGGTTGATCAAATCGATCAATTTACCGATAAATTACAGGCAGTTAAAGGCTTGATTCAAGAGCAGCAGTCTGATGCGGTTTGGCAATTTTTCAATCAAGCACGTAAGCTTCGCTCGCAAATGCCGATTCATAAAGGTGCTATGGATAATTTCTATGATCTATTCATTAGTATTCCCGATAAATCAGACGCTATACATGATGTACTTGGTTATTTTTCTTGTCATCATTTAAGTATTATCAATATTAAAATTAACGAAACGCGTGTTGAACTGAATGGTGTGTTACAGATTACCTTTAAAACGAAGCATGATTTAGAGACAGCAGAACGGTTGATCAAAGCGAATACAGATTATGACGTTTACCAATAA
- the aroB gene encoding 3-dehydroquinate synthase encodes MKKLHVNLPDHPYDIIVARGYLSQAGEWVASLWQQQKIVIITDSHVGSLYADGVKASLEAAGFDVAVFTFPEGEASKTLATVETAYQFLAETGLTRSDGIVALGGGVVGDLAGFVASTYMRGIHFLQIATSLTAQVDSSVGGKTGVNTAYAKNMVGTFTQPDGVLIDPDCLATLGERELYEGMGEVIKCGLIADVALWEILQGLTGEVDNLLANAESLIYHACDVKRKVVVEDELDNGTRLYLNFGHTIGHAIEATAGYGTVMHGEGVAIGMIQITKVAEEKGLVAPGLTQGIRDMVVKFHLPTTVADWDVARLTKAMTMDKKARGALIKTVLVPKIGQAMINEVDMSAISDWLA; translated from the coding sequence ATGAAAAAACTACATGTAAATTTACCAGATCATCCTTACGATATTATCGTGGCGCGGGGCTACTTATCACAAGCAGGTGAGTGGGTCGCAAGTCTATGGCAACAACAGAAAATCGTAATCATAACAGATAGTCATGTTGGCAGCTTATATGCCGATGGTGTGAAAGCATCACTTGAGGCTGCAGGATTCGATGTTGCTGTCTTTACCTTTCCAGAAGGGGAAGCCTCGAAGACACTGGCGACAGTTGAAACTGCCTATCAGTTTTTAGCTGAGACTGGCTTGACACGCTCGGATGGGATCGTCGCACTCGGTGGTGGCGTAGTCGGAGATTTAGCAGGTTTTGTCGCCTCAACTTATATGCGTGGCATTCATTTTCTACAAATTGCAACGAGTTTGACTGCACAAGTTGACTCATCAGTAGGTGGGAAAACGGGGGTAAATACTGCCTATGCCAAAAATATGGTCGGTACCTTTACCCAGCCTGACGGTGTCTTAATAGATCCAGATTGCTTGGCAACCTTGGGAGAACGAGAACTATACGAAGGTATGGGAGAAGTCATCAAGTGTGGCTTGATCGCTGATGTTGCGTTATGGGAAATCTTACAAGGCTTGACAGGTGAGGTTGATAATCTACTTGCTAATGCTGAATCGCTGATTTACCATGCCTGTGATGTCAAAAGAAAAGTGGTAGTCGAAGATGAGTTAGATAATGGCACACGCCTCTATCTTAACTTTGGTCACACGATTGGTCATGCTATCGAAGCAACAGCAGGATATGGTACCGTCATGCATGGTGAAGGTGTCGCAATTGGTATGATTCAGATAACTAAAGTAGCTGAGGAAAAGGGACTAGTTGCACCAGGACTTACGCAAGGAATCCGTGACATGGTTGTCAAATTTCATCTGCCAACGACTGTTGCAGACTGGGATGTGGCCCGTCTTACTAAGGCCATGACCATGGATAAAAAAGCACGTGGTGCGCTGATTAAAACAGTCCTTGTGCCAAAAATTGGACAAGCGATGATTAATGAAGTCGACATGTCTGCTATTTCTGACTGGTTAGCCTAA
- the aroA gene encoding 3-phosphoshikimate 1-carboxyvinyltransferase, with protein sequence MKLQTNASGLHGQLKVPGDKSISHRSIMFGALAQGETRVHDILRGEDVLSTMAVFREMGVKIEDKGAEVIVHGVGFKGLSAPKNRLDMGNSGTSIRLISGVLAGQPFSAELFGDDSLSKRPMDRVTIPLREMGVSVSGETDRDLPPLKMTGSAHLSPINYTLPVASAQVKSALIFAALQAEGESVITEKELTRNHTEDMIQQFGGQISVNGKEIRVKGGQTFTATDITVPGDISSAAFFLVAGLILPNSEITLKNVGINETRTGIIDVIQAMGGNLVISDRDELAKSATLTVKTSELKPTEISGDLIPRLIDELPVIALLATQTNGTTIIRDAEELKVKETDRIQVVADMLNDMGADITPTDDGMIIKGKSQLTGATINTQGDHRIGMTAAIASLLVKDGDVTLERAEAIDTSYPTFFQDLTSLVK encoded by the coding sequence GTGAAATTACAGACAAACGCAAGCGGCCTTCACGGTCAACTTAAAGTACCAGGCGATAAGTCCATTAGTCATCGCAGTATTATGTTCGGTGCCCTTGCCCAAGGCGAGACACGCGTACATGATATCTTACGTGGCGAGGATGTCCTCTCTACCATGGCCGTTTTTCGTGAAATGGGCGTTAAGATCGAAGACAAGGGAGCAGAAGTTATCGTACATGGCGTCGGGTTTAAGGGGCTTTCTGCACCCAAAAATCGCCTTGATATGGGTAATTCAGGTACGTCTATTCGCCTGATTAGTGGTGTTTTAGCTGGACAACCGTTTTCAGCTGAGCTATTTGGCGATGATTCATTATCTAAACGACCGATGGATCGTGTCACGATACCACTCAGAGAAATGGGAGTGAGCGTTTCAGGAGAAACTGATCGTGATTTACCACCACTTAAGATGACGGGTTCGGCCCATTTAAGTCCGATAAACTATACCTTACCTGTTGCTTCTGCACAGGTGAAATCAGCCTTGATTTTTGCAGCCTTGCAAGCAGAAGGTGAGTCTGTCATTACTGAGAAAGAGCTCACAAGAAACCATACTGAGGATATGATCCAACAGTTTGGCGGACAGATCTCGGTCAATGGCAAAGAAATTCGTGTCAAAGGTGGCCAAACTTTTACTGCAACTGACATCACAGTACCAGGCGATATTTCAAGTGCAGCCTTCTTTTTAGTAGCAGGCCTTATCCTACCAAATAGTGAAATCACACTAAAGAATGTTGGCATAAATGAAACACGAACTGGTATTATAGACGTGATTCAGGCGATGGGTGGCAATCTGGTGATTTCAGATCGCGATGAGCTAGCAAAATCGGCTACCTTAACTGTTAAAACATCAGAACTTAAGCCAACTGAAATTTCAGGTGATCTGATTCCTAGACTGATCGATGAATTACCAGTCATTGCCTTGCTTGCAACGCAAACAAATGGGACGACGATTATCCGTGATGCTGAGGAATTAAAAGTCAAGGAAACCGACCGTATTCAAGTCGTAGCTGATATGCTAAATGACATGGGTGCTGATATCACACCGACTGATGATGGCATGATTATTAAGGGCAAATCACAGCTAACTGGTGCAACGATTAATACCCAAGGAGACCATAGAATCGGTATGACTGCAGCTATTGCTAGCTTACTCGTCAAAGATGGTGATGTCACACTAGAGCGTGCAGAAGCAATAGATACGTCATATCCGACTTTCTTCCAAGACTTGACAAGTTTAGTCAAATAA